A part of Pantoea vagans genomic DNA contains:
- a CDS encoding MarC family NAAT transporter translates to MLELIKAVSLGLVVILPLANPLTTVALFLGLAGDMNFEERNRQARQASIYVFAIMMVAWYAGSAVLNTFGISIPGLRMAGGLIVAFIGFRMLFPAKPAGHSVEAKHKLDEQEATKEPVNIAFVPLAMPSTAGPGTIAMIISSASTVRSGVDFPAWVISVAPVLTFLLVSLILWISLRSSGAIMKLVGKSGIEAISRLMGFLLVCMGVQFIINGVLEVVRTFH, encoded by the coding sequence ATGCTGGAGCTGATTAAAGCGGTCAGCCTGGGGCTGGTCGTCATCCTGCCGCTCGCGAACCCGCTCACCACCGTGGCGCTGTTTTTAGGGCTGGCGGGTGACATGAATTTCGAGGAGCGCAACCGTCAGGCGCGCCAGGCTTCCATCTACGTTTTCGCCATCATGATGGTGGCGTGGTACGCGGGCAGCGCGGTGCTGAATACCTTCGGTATCTCTATACCGGGTCTGCGCATGGCGGGCGGTCTGATCGTCGCCTTTATCGGCTTCCGGATGCTGTTTCCGGCGAAGCCGGCGGGTCATTCGGTCGAAGCGAAGCATAAACTGGATGAGCAGGAGGCAACCAAAGAGCCGGTGAACATCGCCTTCGTGCCGCTGGCGATGCCAAGCACGGCGGGACCGGGAACCATTGCGATGATCATCTCCTCTGCCTCAACGGTGAGAAGTGGCGTCGATTTTCCCGCCTGGGTGATCAGCGTGGCACCGGTGCTGACCTTCCTGCTGGTGAGCCTGATCCTGTGGATCTCGCTGCGCAGTTCGGGGGCCATTATGAAGCTGGTGGGTAAAAGCGGCATTGAGGCGATATCGCGCCTGATGGGATTTTTACTGGTCTGTATGGGCGTGCAGTTCATCATTAACGGCGTGCTGGAAGTGGTGCGCACCTTCCATTAA
- a CDS encoding c-type cytochrome has protein sequence MNKLKLKSFIFANAVLLASGFALPVHAEDEAQLIKQGEYLSRLGDCMACHSLPGKPAYSGGLAIESNLGTIFSTNITPDKQHGIGNYSEQQFSDAVRKGVLPDGSHLYPAMPYPDYAKISDADMHALYVYFMKGVQPSAEQPPETDLSFPFSQRWGMRFWNWAFASDKPFQPIGGASAEVNRGAYIVESLGHCGSCHTPRGLGMNEKALDSGDDKFLAGGSLNNWDVPSLRGLPHWSEQEVIDYLQTGRNDKAAVGGEMTSVVEHSSSHMTDADLKAIAAYLKFLGGNPPLQAFSVQAQQATEAKLTAAKNLSEGERLYLDNCGACHFVTGKGAPGIFPELDGATIVNAKDPTGLIHTILAGAQQPSTEKAPSKLAMPGFAQRLNDDEVAQLATFIRQGWSNTAPAVSKDQVAEVRKTLK, from the coding sequence ATGAATAAGCTGAAACTGAAGTCTTTTATTTTTGCCAACGCGGTGCTGCTGGCCAGCGGATTTGCGCTGCCGGTTCACGCCGAAGATGAAGCGCAACTGATTAAGCAGGGCGAGTATCTCTCGCGGCTGGGCGACTGTATGGCGTGCCACTCGCTGCCCGGCAAACCGGCCTATTCGGGTGGTCTGGCGATTGAGTCGAACCTCGGCACTATCTTCTCCACCAACATTACGCCGGATAAGCAGCACGGTATCGGTAACTACAGCGAGCAGCAGTTCTCTGACGCGGTGCGCAAGGGCGTATTACCGGACGGATCGCATCTCTATCCGGCGATGCCGTATCCTGACTACGCCAAAATCAGCGATGCCGATATGCACGCGCTCTACGTCTACTTTATGAAAGGCGTGCAGCCGAGCGCAGAACAGCCACCGGAAACCGATCTGAGCTTCCCGTTCAGTCAGCGCTGGGGCATGCGGTTCTGGAACTGGGCGTTCGCGTCCGATAAACCGTTCCAGCCGATTGGTGGCGCATCAGCCGAAGTTAACCGCGGTGCTTATATCGTGGAAAGTCTCGGCCACTGCGGCAGCTGTCATACGCCGCGCGGTCTGGGCATGAATGAGAAAGCGCTGGATAGCGGTGACGATAAATTCCTGGCGGGCGGCAGCCTGAACAACTGGGATGTGCCGTCACTGCGTGGCCTGCCACACTGGAGCGAGCAGGAAGTCATTGATTACCTGCAGACCGGCCGTAACGATAAAGCGGCAGTCGGCGGCGAGATGACCTCGGTGGTTGAGCACAGCAGCTCACACATGACCGATGCCGATCTCAAAGCTATCGCGGCCTATCTGAAGTTCCTGGGCGGTAATCCGCCATTGCAGGCGTTCAGCGTGCAGGCGCAGCAGGCAACGGAAGCGAAACTCACCGCCGCGAAGAACCTCAGCGAAGGCGAGCGTCTCTATCTGGATAACTGCGGTGCCTGTCACTTCGTGACCGGCAAAGGCGCGCCTGGGATCTTCCCGGAGCTGGATGGCGCAACCATCGTCAATGCTAAGGATCCAACCGGCTTGATCCACACCATTCTGGCCGGCGCGCAGCAGCCTTCTACCGAGAAAGCACCGTCTAAACTGGCGATGCCGGGCTTTGCCCAGCGGCTGAATGATGATGAAGTCGCGCAACTGGCGACCTTTATTCGTCAGGGCTGGAGCAACACCGCGCCTGCGGTGAGCAAAGATCAGGTTGCTGAAGTGCGTAAAACGCTGAAGTAA